Genomic DNA from Streptomyces sp. NBC_01571:
GCGCGACCGTGCGCGGGTCGACGTCGACGATCTTGCCGCCGTGCCAGAAGATCTCCAGCCGGTCGCCGTCGGTGACCTCACCGATGACGGTGGCGATGACGTCCCACTTGTCGCAGATCTCCAGGAACCGGTCGACCTTCCCCGGTTCGACGACCGCGCACATGCGCTCCTGCGACTCGCTCATGAGGATTTCCTCGGGAGAGAGCGTCGAGTCCCGCAGCGGTACGTCGTCCAGGGTCACGCGCATGCCGCCGGAGCCGTTCGAGGCGAGCTCGGAGGTGGCGCAGGACAGACCGGCCGCGCCGAGGTCCTGGATGCCGACGACCAGCTTCTCGGCGAAGGCCTCCAAGGTGCACTCGATGAGGAGCTTCTCCTGGAAGGGGTCGCCGACCTGGACGGCGGGACGCTTCGACGGCTTGGCGTCGTCGAAGGTCTCGGAGGCCAGGATGGAGGCGCCGCCGATGCCGTCGCCGCCGGTGCGGGCCCCGTAGAGGATGACCTTGTTGCCCGCGCCGGACGCCTTGGCGAGGTGGATGTCCTCGTGCTTCATGACGCCGATGGCCCCGGCGTTGACGAGGGGGTTGCCCTGGTAGCAGGAGTCGAAGACGACCTCCCCGCCGATGTTGGGCAGGCCCAGGCAGTTGCCGTAGCCGCCGATGCCTGCGACGACACCGGGCAGGACGCGCTTGGTGTCGGGGTGGTCGGCCGCGCCGAACCGCAGCGGGTCGACGACGGCGACGGGGCGGGCGCCCATCGCGATGATGTCGCGCACGATGCCGCCGACGCCGGTGGCCGCGCCCTGGTAGGGCTCGACGTACGACGGGTGGTTGTGCGACTCGACCTTGAAGGTGACGGCGTAGCCCTGGCCGACGTCGACGACACCGGCGTTCTCACCGATGCCCACGAGGAGCGCGTCGGACTGCGGGGCCTTCTCGCCGAACTGGCGCAGATGCACCTTCGAGGACTTGTACGAGCAGTGCTCGGACCACATCACGGAGTACATGGCGAGCTCGGCGCCGGTCGGACGGCGGCCGAGGATCTCGACGACGCGCTCGTACTCGTCCTTCTTCAGGCCCAGTTCGGCCCAGGGCAGCTCGACGTCGGGGGTCGCGGCCGCGTTCTCGACCGTGTCCAGAGGCGTGCGGCTCATGCGGTGACCAGCTTCTTGAGGATCGAGGTGAAGAAGGGGAGGCCGTCGGTGCGGCCGGAGCCGACGAGGGGCTCGACGGCGTGCTCCGGGTGCGGCATCAGACCGACGACGTTGCCCGCCTCGTTCGTGATGCCGGCGATGTCGCGCAGCGAGCCGTTCGGGTTGACGTCCAGGTAGCGGAACACGACCCGGCCCTCCGCCTCCAGCATGTCGAGCGTGCGCTCGTCGGCGACGTACCGCCCGTCCATGTTCTTCAGCGGGATGTGGATCTCCTGGCCCGACGCGTAGTCGGCCGTCCAGGAGGTCCCCGCGTTCTCCACCCGCAGCTTCTGGTCGCGGCAGATGAAGTGGAGGTGGTTGTTGCCGAGCATCGCGCCGGGCAGGAGGTGCGCCTCGGTGAGGACCTGGAAGCCGTTGCAGATGCCGAGAACCGGCATTCCGGCCTTCGCCTGGGCGATCACGGTCTCCATCACGGGCGAGAAGCGCGAGATGGCGCCGGCCCGCAGATAGTCGCCGTACGAGAAACCGCCGGGCAGCACCACGGCGTCGACCTGCTTGAGGTCCTTGTCCTTGTGCCAGAGGGCGACGGGTTCGGCGCCCGCGAGCCGGATCGCGCGCTGGGTGTCACGGTCGTCGAGGCTGCCCGGAAAAGTGACGACTCCAATACGAGCGGTCACTTTCCTGCCTCCACCTTCTCGTCCTCCACCTTCACGGTGAAGTCCTCGATCACGGTGTTGGCGAGGAAGGATTCCGCCAGTTCGTGGATGCGGGCGAGGGCGGCCTCGTCGACCGGTCCGTCCACTTCCAGTTCGAATCGCTTTCCCTGACGTACGTCGGAGACGCCTTCGAAACCGAGACGCGGCAGTGCACGCTGCACCGCCTGGCCCTGGGGGTCGAGGATCTCCGGCTTGAGCATGACGTCGACTACGACGCGTGCCACTGGCACTCCCGGTGTGTGGTGCTGAGCAGGTCCCTTCAGACTACCCGTACAAAATTTCTACCCGCGTAGATTCGTAGAATCCTACGTGAGCCCGATCACGATCCCGCATCGACGCGGGGGCCTGCACGGAAAATCCTGGGAAAAACCGCAGAAGAGCGGTGGGACCCCATTGCCTCCTGACACGCGGAAGGATTTAGTCGGGCTTCACAATGCAATGCCCGGCACTGTACAAAGGAATTGGCAATAGCCGATACTTTGCCCAATAACAGCCGGACAGTCGGCATCTCCCCGACAACTCCGTGGCGTCCGCGCACGTCATGGGGTGTGATCGCAGAGGTGCCGCGCGAAGGGACCGATATTCGTGGCGCAGCGTGTCGTGGTCACTCTCTTCGACGACATCGACGGCTCGGAAGCGGCGGAAACGATCGCCTTCGGACTCGACGGCAAGTCGTACGAGATCGACCTCAATCCAACCAATGCCAAGAAACTGCGTAAGGTCCTCGCGCCCTACGTCGAGGCCGGCCGCAAGCAGTCGAAGTCCGGGAAGGCCTACACGCACACCGCGTTGACGCCCGACCCGGCCGCCGTCCGCGCCTGGGCCCGCTCCAACAAGCTGGACGTGCCGCCGCGCGGCCGCATCCCCAAGAAGGTCTACGAGGCGTTCGCCGAGGCGCACTGAGGCCCGCGCTCCGTCCGCCTCGGGGCGCCCCCACTGCCCCGGGGGTGCCCGCGAGGGCCCGTCAGCGGGCCTTGCCGACAACCGACTTGCGCAGACCCCCAGGTGATCAGCTACAGTCTGGAACACGCCGAGGGGCAAGGCCGAAAGGCCCGAACCCCGAGGAGTCACGCGGGTGTAGTTCAGTAGTAGAACATCCCCCTTCCAGGGGGAAGGCGCAGTGTGCAATTCCTGTCACCCGCTCTGCAACCCTTACCGATCAGGTAGGGTGGTGCTCGCACCGATCGGTGAAAGCCGGTCGGGGGCAAATGCGGACGTAGCTCAGTTGGTAGAGCGCAACCTTGCCAAGGTTGAGGTCGCGAGTTCGAGCCTCGTCGTCCGCTCCAGGAAGCAAAGACCCCGGTCAGTCGACCGGGGTCTTTCTCGTATGTCCGTCACACGGCTGCCGCATGAGCCGAAGACGTGTGTCCAGGTCGTGTGTTGAAAGCCCGTGCCGAAGGCCCGTGCCGATGGCCTGTGCCGGTGGGACCCGGTGAGAAGGAACAGCGAGAAGGCACCGGCATGCGGGCGTCTGACATTTGTCATGCGGAGTGATGACACCGCGCACTGCTGCCGCGTCCGGTCCGCGGGGACGCTGATTTCATGAACACGAACGAGCACGATGACGTGATTGAGGTCACCGATCTGCGGCGCGTGTACGGGGCAGATTTCGAAGCCGTGCGCGGAGTCACCTTCTCCGTGGGCCGCGGTGAACTCTTCGCACTGCTGGGAACGAACGGCGCGGGCAAGACCTCCACGGTCGAGCTGCTGGAAGGCCTCGCCCCGCCGGCCGGCGGACGGGTCCGGGTCCTCGGGCACGATCCGTACGAGCAACGCGCCGCCGTCCGGCCCCGGATCGGCGTGATGCTGCAGGAGGGCGGCTTCCCCTCCGAACTGACGGTCGCGGAGACCGTACGGATGTGGGCGGGCTGCACGAGCGGAGCCCGGCCGACGGCCCGGGCACTCGACCTGGTCGGGCTCACACGGCGGTCCCGCGTACGGGTGAAACAGCTGTCCGGAGGCGAGAAACGGCGCCTGGACCTGGCGCTCGCCCTCCTCGGCCGCCCCGAGGTCCTCTTCCTCGACGAGCCGACGACCGGGCTGGACGCCGAA
This window encodes:
- the purL gene encoding phosphoribosylformylglycinamidine synthase subunit PurL yields the protein MSRTPLDTVENAAATPDVELPWAELGLKKDEYERVVEILGRRPTGAELAMYSVMWSEHCSYKSSKVHLRQFGEKAPQSDALLVGIGENAGVVDVGQGYAVTFKVESHNHPSYVEPYQGAATGVGGIVRDIIAMGARPVAVVDPLRFGAADHPDTKRVLPGVVAGIGGYGNCLGLPNIGGEVVFDSCYQGNPLVNAGAIGVMKHEDIHLAKASGAGNKVILYGARTGGDGIGGASILASETFDDAKPSKRPAVQVGDPFQEKLLIECTLEAFAEKLVVGIQDLGAAGLSCATSELASNGSGGMRVTLDDVPLRDSTLSPEEILMSESQERMCAVVEPGKVDRFLEICDKWDVIATVIGEVTDGDRLEIFWHGGKIVDVDPRTVAHDGPVYERPYARPEWQDALQADDANKLPRPATGEELKDQVLRLVSSPNQASKSWITSQYDHFVQGNTVLAQPEDSGMIRVDEETGLGVAIATDGNGRYAKLDPYTGAQLALAEAYRNVATTGAKPLAVSDCLNFGSPEDPAVMWQFAEAVRGLADGCLQLGTPVTGGNVSLYNQTGEAAIHPTPVVAVLGVIDDVARRTPVAFQEEGQLLYLLGDTREEFGGSAWSQVVHDHLGGLPPQVDLERERLLGEILISASRDGMIDSAHDLSDGGLIQAVVESALLGGKGARLVVPDGLDAFTFLFSESAGRAVVAVPRSEELRFNDMCGARGLPVTRIGVVDGTESDATAVVEVQGEFVLPLTELRTAHEGTIPALLA
- the purQ gene encoding phosphoribosylformylglycinamidine synthase subunit PurQ, whose translation is MTARIGVVTFPGSLDDRDTQRAIRLAGAEPVALWHKDKDLKQVDAVVLPGGFSYGDYLRAGAISRFSPVMETVIAQAKAGMPVLGICNGFQVLTEAHLLPGAMLGNNHLHFICRDQKLRVENAGTSWTADYASGQEIHIPLKNMDGRYVADERTLDMLEAEGRVVFRYLDVNPNGSLRDIAGITNEAGNVVGLMPHPEHAVEPLVGSGRTDGLPFFTSILKKLVTA
- the purS gene encoding phosphoribosylformylglycinamidine synthase subunit PurS, which produces MARVVVDVMLKPEILDPQGQAVQRALPRLGFEGVSDVRQGKRFELEVDGPVDEAALARIHELAESFLANTVIEDFTVKVEDEKVEAGK
- a CDS encoding Lsr2 family protein, translated to MAQRVVVTLFDDIDGSEAAETIAFGLDGKSYEIDLNPTNAKKLRKVLAPYVEAGRKQSKSGKAYTHTALTPDPAAVRAWARSNKLDVPPRGRIPKKVYEAFAEAH
- a CDS encoding ABC transporter ATP-binding protein, which gives rise to MNTNEHDDVIEVTDLRRVYGADFEAVRGVTFSVGRGELFALLGTNGAGKTSTVELLEGLAPPAGGRVRVLGHDPYEQRAAVRPRIGVMLQEGGFPSELTVAETVRMWAGCTSGARPTARALDLVGLTRRSRVRVKQLSGGEKRRLDLALALLGRPEVLFLDEPTTGLDAEGRRETWELVRELRDTGTTVLLTTHYLEEAEQLADRLAVLHEGRIAASGTPAEVTASQPSRISFELPAGYFLGDLPPLGTLGVTDHETAGRTVRLRTDELQRTATRLLRWAQDEQVELRGLDVRSASLEEAFLRIARDASGADGVSGTGSRAEAGSDDRDTGATTEKEAVA